CTAATATTACATATTCTGATTCTCTTCCTGCTATTTGTCAagataaattgaattgaatacaAACTACAATCAAACTATCAATCACACATGAAcaaaaaattttatgtaaaaaacccaaatcaagaaaaaactattgagcagaaaaaataaaatatcactaagcaaaTACTTGCTAGTACAAAAGTGAGATTACCACACCCAAAATATCACCAAGCAAATATTGCtacaacaaaagtgatataaTTGCAACTAATTTCAGAGCATTacacacctatttatagatctaaaattaTCTATAGATGTACACCGGAAATCATATCTTGACCAAAAGATGATTCATGAGGATATTCTTCCAAATGAGGTAAATCTCAATctaaatcgaatttgacaacatcctAATCGCAGTCAAATTCGAAGTCATAATCACTATCAAATTAGGAGTCCCAATCTCAGTCAAATTTGAACTCCGAGTCACACTTATTACAAGCTTCACCTTgacataaaattcaaatatggaattattcataattctttcttccaacaaaattatggagaattaatcTCTTGATAAATACCAACCAAAACTGCATCACGGGAAATACCACACAAAATTTACTGTAGTGGATATCTTCAGTTGCACTTAAAGTATAGCCAACAAGATTAGCCTCACTATATTTTTACTGATTTTAATGACTCCACATTCACCAATGTAAATTCACCTTGATAACTCCACCTTCATCTAAATCCATCCATCCAAAATTGCACGTAATTTAACTTGCCATAGTAAGAATCAAATATTTCGATCTAATAATAGAATATCATACTTCAAGATAGCCATTACGaagatcaaataaccccaaataatgCCAAACGATTGATAAACAAAATCCGAATAGAAGACAAACAATAATACCAAAATCTTGGCAAAAACAGATCTAGATCTAGGCTATTAGATCTGGAATGGACTAATAGGTCGGGTCGTATCTAGGCCAGATCTGAGCAAAAGGCATATCTGAAGTGAGTCAAGCTTGGTGGGTTGGATCTAAACCAGATCTAGGCAAGATCTGGGTTGGCTAAAACAGCCAACAATGGAAGGGCACCAATTGATGGCATCTTGCAACAACGAACGGCGAGGGTGAGGCAGTTGGAAGAGGATGCAGGCGAACGGCCGCAGTGGTCGATGAAGGATGAGGGCCAACCGATGATGGATTAAAGGAGGAAAAATGACAATGGTGGTAATGGCAGCTAGGCAACCTGTGTTCTGGTTGAAAGATGATAAAGATGTGCAGATCCAACGTCTAAGATTTGTCAAACGTTGATAGTTCGAttcaatggctctgataccactttgttacaaaatcgaattgaaaacaaaccacgatcaaaccatcaatcacacacacaaacatataattttatgtggAAAACCCAAATCGAGAAAAACCACgagtagaaaaaataaaatatcactaagcaaaTAATTGCtagtacaaaagtgatattgccacacccaaaatatcactaagcaaaTATTGGTACAACAAAATTGATATAATTGCAACCAATTCCAAAGTATTGGACACCTATTTACAGACCTAAATTCATCTATAGATATACATAGGAAATCATATTCTGATCAGAAGATGGTTCATGAGAATATTCCTCCAACtgagataaatctcaatcaaaatcgaatttgacaacattctaatcacaatcaaatttaaagttATAATCACTGTCAAATTAGGAGTTCCAatctcaatcaaatttgaattttgggtcacaattataacacTAGTCCTAACTACAGATTTTTTTGAAGATAGAAtggaaagggagggagaaatagaaagaaatgagggagaaactGACACAGTAATAGGgggaaacaaaaagaaacaagggAGAAATAGATAGAAAGTAGGGAGAAACAGACAGAATAACAGGGGGAAGCAAAGAATTGAGGGGAAAGCTAGAATTTTGATATTCCTTACTTCTCATATGATATCCTCAGCATTATGGGTTATAGCTTCATATAAAGCTATCCAACAGTTATTTACAAAGGTTACAATAGTTACCACTTCCACTTCCACTACCACACCTAACTACTCCCACCACATAACTGTAAACAATTGAAATAAAGATAATAACTTCCTAATTCATCTAGGTTGTGACATTCCCTCCtcccttaaaatatttcttgtccccaagaagtCAGTAAGTGGCCACtcattcttcatccaatccctaCATCTTTTTCTTCTACCATCCCTTCATCCACTtcaatttcttaaatttcttgCATATCAAGAAAAAGGGGCTAACATTCATGAGTTTCCATTATTGCCCAAGTCGATACACTCTAGGCAAAACTTTCGACCATCCTCTAGGGTAACATATTTGGTTTCCCTTGGTTCCATTTGCTCATACCTACAACAAGAACGAGTACCATCAAATTCATGAAAAGGGCAATACCTCTAGACCCAAATAGGATGCTCTCTATATTCAATTAACCTAACAACATTTATTGGTAAAAAATGCTTGCACATGTCACATTTTGGGTGATAGCGCTCCTTGTAGCAAAACTTATGATAAGGATCAGTCCCAGACATAGAAAACTCATAATCGCAAATTGGTTGATTGTAGGCATGGCATCTGAAACATTCTAGATGCCAAACTACACCCATGCAATTCAAGCTTTCATAACCAATCTAAGTGTTACAACTCGTGCATATCTTGAACCTTGTTAACTTCTAGCTTTCTTGTATAGCTTTGGCCAGTTGTTCATCTTCTTTTAATGGAAACTCATTATCATCCAGAATTTATTCATCTTTCTCCTTTGACAAAAAAATCCTCTAACAAGTTGACTTGTGAAGTTTTATGAACCACATCATTACTTAGCAGGAGTGGATCTCCAACTGTCATAGGgactaatctttttttttttttgaataattagaTCAGAATATTCCTTAGAAAGTAATTCCGCTAGAAGGTTAACTTGATATCGCTTCACCATCGTAATCATGAGTTCATCCAGTTTCCATTCAAATCTATCCAAAGAAGTTTTGAGCGTCTAGTAACCATTAGCTATGGAGAAAATCTAAAAAGAGCTAGATCTGAGACCAGGGAACTACTCTTGGAATTGCTTCCAATAACCAAATTATTCTAATGGGAATCAACTACTAGGAAACCTAGATCACAACTGAGAACTtgtcgctctgataccactttgtcaGGACCCTAGTCCTAACTACAAATTTCTTTGAAGATAGAAtggaaagagaggagaaatagaaagaaatgagggagaaatagatAGAAAGTAGGAAGAAACAAACATTATAATAAGGGGAAGcaaagaattgagagggaaactAGAATTTTGATATTCCTTACTTCTCGTATGATATCCTCGGCACTATGGGTTATAGCTTTATATAAAACTATTCAACAGTTATTTATGGTGATTACACCACTTCCACTTCCACTTCCACTTCCACTTCCACTACTCCACTACACATAACTACTCCTAACACATAATTGTAAATAACAACTGAATAAAGATAtaacaactgaaataaaaataataacttcCTAATTTATCTAGGTCGTAACACTATTACTTAGTAGATGGTTCCAAATCCATTACCAAGGGTCTTGGTCATGCCATACCTCTTCTTTTGTTACCTTCATCCCCTCTTCTCTATATGCCTAGTTGTccttttattttaatctccATTAGTCAACTAACTCGCACCCTTAATTGTTCCATAACCTTTGTTGCTGATTCTGTTGTTGTGCAGGAGGATAGATGATTGGTATAGGGCTTGACTCATTGGGTCTTTACCACCTCATTCCACCAACATCGGCAGTTCTTTGCACTACCACAGATTCTCCTACTCTCCCTTATGGCCACTTGGGACATGCCAATCTGTCCAAACTTTAAATGATGGTTCTCAGCCTTTCTGGGTTACGTTCCTTACATTGTGAGTCTTGTTAATTAGGCCAATATGTCCATACTTTCTAGTGGAGTCAATAACAAGGTTGAGGCCCATCTTCCTATTATCCATTCTGATGCATGGCATCTGAGTGTCAATTCTGCTTTGGGATTCCAgtattttgttactttcattgataATTATTCTTGTTGCACTTGGTTGCTTTTAATGAAAGATCATTCATAGTTGTTTTccatctttgaatattttttgttttgagattcGGATGCAAGTTGGTATGCTTATTTGTATTTTGCGCAATGATAATGCTAGTGAGTATTTTTCTATCTCATTTACTTCTTTTATGCAATCCTAGGGACTTTGCATCAATCCTCATGTTCTCATACTCCACAACAGAATGAGGTTGCTAAACATAAGAATCACCATTTGATTCAAACAACGTGAACTTTAAATGCTTATGTTCCACTTAAAATTTGAAGTGATGTCATTCTCACTTCCTATTATCTGATCACATATGCTATTATTGGGTTACATCTCAAACTACCCAAATAAACATTTGAGGAATTCAGGCAGCATACCAGGATGACCAGGAGTGAGCTCTGTAGTCAATTTTTCATTCATCACTTGCTTACTGTTACTGTCCTGAGAAGGATTACCTGGTTGACTCAACTTTATCATTTCGTGAACCTTAAAAACAGAACATGACAATCAGCATTAGTGTGATTGGGAAAACAAGAGCAGTATGCACAATAATCAGCATTAACAATAAACTGATCAAAAAATCACCACAGAGGAGGAACCCTTGTCTGGATTCTTTGCATGTTGTGCTCCAAACTTCTGAAAAAATTTCAACCACATTTCATGCAGAAATCCACGACGAGCACAAGCTTctgggaaagaaaattaaaataagaccTTAATTGCAAGTCAGAACCTTTATAAACCAGGCAAAATGTTTACCCAATCAAAAAATTGCTTATTAACTGTCGGCCTTTAATATACGAATTAATGTATCATTCAACTGTTTTTCATCCATGTCTTgttggattggatgaagaaatgtTAAATGACAAAAGACTCCAGTGGTAGAAAAATAATAGCAAATTTCTGATTGCAAATGCCATTACTGGATAGATCTCAAactatccaaaaaaaaaaaacatatgaagaattcaagcagTGTACCAGAGTCACCACCAGCAGTCAGCTCTGCAGTCATTTTTTCAACCATTCTTAGTTGAGtcaaatttatcctttcttgaaCCTATAAACAGAACATGACAACAGCACTAGTATGATTGGCAAAACAAAAGCTGTAAGCATAATGATCAGCAGCAACAAAGAAACTGATTTAAAAATCACCAAGGAGGAGGAACCCTTGCTCTCTGGAGTCTTTTGAAGCTCTAtttgaaacattttgaaaaatttcgaCCACAATTCATTCAGAAAAGCACCAGGAGCATCATCTGCTGGCCaaagaacaaggaaaaaataaaagataataaaataagatctTGTTTATcccaatcaagaaaatgtttttaaactGTTGGCCATTTAATGTATGAATTAATTTATCATTCAACTGTTATCCATCCAATTTACCCTactggattggatgaagaaatgtTAAATGACAAAAGAATTCAGTAGTTGAAAAATGATAGCAAATTTCTGATCACATATGCCATTATTGGATTACATCTCAAGATACCCAAATGAAGATATGGAAAATTCAGGCAGCATACCAGAATCACCACCAACAGTCAGCTCTGCAGCCAGTTTTTCAAACATCTCTTGCTTACTCCATGAAGAAGGATTACCTGGTCGAGTCATCTAAAAAACAGAGCACAACAACAGCATTAGTGCAATTGGGAAAACAAGAGCTGTATGCGTAATGATCAGTAGTAAAAAATAAACTGATTAAAAAATCACCGAGGAGGAGGAACCCTCATTGTCTGCATTCTTAGGCAGCTCTTGTTCAAACGTTTTGAAAAATCTCAACCCCAATTCATGCAGAAACCCACCAGGAACATCATCTTCTGGGATAAAAATAAggacaaataaaagaaaataaaacaagacctTTAGCGCAAGTCAGAATCCTCAGAACCAAGCAACAAATCATATTCCACATCAAGGAAAAAATGTTTATCTCAATCAAGCAAATGTTTATTAAATCTCGTCTTGTCTAGTTCTCTGGTTTTCTTTATTTGCACTGTATTTCATCCAGTCTTCTCATCACGATTAGataaatatactaaaaaattaaaaataacacaacAAAATCTAAACATAAAAATTCAGGTGTTGCACATCGATGTATTCAGACATTCTAAGATACAAATCTTCATGTTTTTGCAAGTGAAAAGAGACAAGCTCATATATGCATTCATCAATCCAGCTTGGACTTTAGATAAAACGTAAAATAGAGTAGTAACAACAGGACAAATCTTCCGAATAAATCAAAAGGAATAAGAACTAGTACtaattttcaataatcaaattcatgaaATCCCAGGTCCACTTGGAAGAGAGAAACAGAAGGAACAGAGAAGCAAAAGCATACAACACAGACCAAGAAACCGAGAAGGTTACTAAACATTGAATTAAGGCCACATCAGTACAAGCATTCACCGTTCTTCGCAATAAACAGAACCGAcaaaaaagagacaaaaattgtacgaaaaataatcaaaacccAGAactgaaaagaaagaagagaagcaGATACAAAAATATGTACGAAATAGAACAATGAAACAACGCAATGAATCTTTGAAAAGATTACGAGGACGAGTTGGTAGATTTGAGGAGAGAGCCTCTTTCCAAAAGGCTTCTGCAACGTCTTCGTTCCCGGTCTTTTTCAGATAAGCATAGATAAACAGACGAAGCCTGcaaaaacatcccaaaaattaattaaagaatcaaccaagaagaacagaaaaagaaaaatcgcGGCCAGAGAGAAGAAATAAACACACATGCGCTCGCTTTCCCAGTCGCTATCTCCTCCCTCCATGGCCTCTCCAACAAGGTCTTCAGTCTTCACTTTCAGATGCAGAAAACCAGAAAGGCCAGATcacaaatgaagaagaaaaacccCAATTTGTGGCCCAATAAGGAAAACAGAGAGGGCCATTGAACCAAAATTCTCTTACGGATTAGGCAATTCCGTAGCCATTATACATTGAATTCGAACTTGCAACCGCCAAATGCATTTATCCTCTGCAGCCGGCACGGCATCTGAAAAATGGCAATCGAATAGGTGTCGATAGATTAAAGCATCTAAGTTGGGGCACTACGTCATTTCTGAAAAAGCGGAGGGCATTTACGTCCTTTAAACTGAAAAATGATGACGCCTGACCGTCCAGATTACCACAACGTGCACGGTGAGAGATTCGGACGAGACGAGTCTAGAAGATTGAAACGCGGCGAGGGGTGGTTAAAGTGGAATTTGTCGTTTACTTTGCATGGGTTTGTTGTTTGGACTTgatgcatttaaataaatattttaaacaattttattttgttttcccttaAATACCCCTATTATGAACTTGGTTATCTGCTTCTTTGAATCCAAGGTAGCGTTTGCTAGAATCAAcagaatattttttgaattaaaatataaaataattaatataaaaatagaaaatattttaaaatttttattaaaattttatgaatgcattaaataacacatatattattttttttatttataaggattaaaataaatttatccaaaaagagataaaaagttACATGagttcttttttaaaaattattagataaatttaacaaataaaataaaaaatattttatttaaaatattttttatatttttattttttcaatttatatattaattaataacattaccTAAATTATTTGAGTTCTTTTGATAAGGTTAGTTCGATTGGAGTTAACCTTGCTATTAAATTTGTAACAATTTTCACTAAATTACTCTTATCTTATCAAACAACATCTttactcaaattttcaaaataaaaatatgattaaaaaagCGTAATctcaattaaagaaaaaataaataaatgaccCAATACAtcaaaccaaaatcaaattaaattagtttaattcgTTCAACTTAATTTAGTTTGTGTTTTTAAAGGacaatttaatttgtaaattttgaataaaaagatttgtaatttgattttaagtttggTTAAAAATACCAAACTAAGTcgtaaatataataaaaatataattatattatatacactATATGTTCCTTCTTGACAAAAGAATGGTCGGAAACAAGCCTACAATGACGAGGGATGGGCCCTAGCGATCGATCCGTCAGGGAGACAGCTGACACCTGCAAACACTCCGACACTTTAataagtaagagagtaaaaatgacaaaatatcagtaaatttaaaagaagaaaataccTTAGCTCTATGAAAAGCGTGTCCATATATAAGAAGAAATAATCCTCTTGCATGTGTACGCCATGTGTTTGTAGGTGATAAGACTGAGTATCCAGTGCCGATAAAAATTCTCAACTGATAGCATAGTGTTGACGAGATCTTcattaatgtaaatattatctaccattaataaaaatgtgatTTAAACAGGTGCGCGAATACTCGGTATGGGGCTACAAGTTGGCGCAAGCCAGAGTCAAGCCAAGGTTGGGCCATGAAAATTGGGTCGAGATTGGACGGTGAAAGTTGGGTAAAGATTGGGCTGAGACGGTTCACTATACaacatttacttaaaaatatatcttataacaaaaaatattttaaccatCGAATTTGTAGCCATTTGCCGTTGAAAAATTCGATAGAGATGAattatacaaattatttttttcttaacctttcaaaatatttatatatatttataaactaattttcttgattcctaaactaaacaaataaacaaTGCAGGCGTTATTTAGGCATTTGGGTTATAAGTTGATTAAGGCTTAGTTGactgtaaatttatttatatcaggCCTTAATGGCTTCATCTATCACTCAAATCTCAATCATCTCTATTGGCTCGTTGAGGCATTTATCGCCAAGTTAATAATATACATTTTCAGCTGTTCCTAGGAAACAATTAGACAACAACTGGTTACAGATGCTGGGGTAATTCAGCAACTTAAAGCTGTGGGGTTTGAGACACTACTCCAGATGAAAATGTACAACAGACACTTTGGGAAAATCCCCTTTCTATTCTTTAAGCGCTGAGGCAAATGCTTTATAAACCAGTAATGTACAAGCTAGCAGCGAAAACAATATCGCGCTTTATTGCGTTCGAAGCAGCTTCCATCTTCTTGTACAGGGCAGAGTTACCCATGATTGACGCCGCATTTTTGAATTCCCGGCATGTCTCGTCCAGTCTGACAATGGTCCTGACTATCAGCCCTTCAGGAACATCAGTGAGCTCACAGATATCCGCAAACGGAGTTCCCTGCCATGACAAAATAAATCAGGCCAGCCAATTTGAGGAATAAGTGAGATCTTTTGTCGatatcttttcaaaaaaaaaaaaaggctgcAAAGTAAATATACAAGGAACCAACCTTTGCCCATTCATAGACCACTTCGACAAGACCAAACTTGAGATTTTCTTGAGCATACTCCTCGGGGCTAATCTGTAGTTTGAAGTGCGCTTGAAGTTCCCCAAGTCTTATTGCAGTTTCATACAATCTGCAAGTCGTTAGCAAGGAGATGAAGATGAGAAGTACGGACCAATCCATGTACATATGGACATGGATTACAGTTGGTACTTTTTTCAACTCTTAACAAGTTTATTAGAAACAAAATTGGAACTTGGTTTTAGCACATGGTTTACCATGAAAAGGGGGGAAAAAGGTACCAACTTCCAATCCAAGAACTAGTCAATCTATGCCCCTTAAGCAGTCACTTGCAATTAGAAAACTCTCAAGAAGGATTTGATACAAAACAAAGCAAGGATAGAGGCACCATAACATAGTACATGCATTACCGTTGTTTTCAGAACCAGGTTCAACATTTGAAGCTTGtagtatatattttctttatcaagCAAAAACTCACGTTAGGGATTTGTGGAGGAGGTACTATGGCTCTCCCAATTATAATTGGATTACACCAAGAATGCAATACCCCATACCACTTATAGGCTTTCACAACTGTGAGGTCAACTGGAAAGGCTGAGAAAACCAGGTGATCAACTAGCATGTTGATAGCGGCGGGGTCAACTGGGGACTTCCAGAATCTCTAGGAAGCCAATTGTATAGTTGACAATGACAGTCGAAGGTCACTTGTACCTTTAAGGCATGATTCATACACATAAATCAGGAGTATAATTAACTACAGGTGTTTCTAGGTTGATCCTAGATTATAGTGAAATAATGCAAACTCTTAGTGGTTTATAAGTGATCGAAAAAATGGTTTATGGACggggaaaaataataatttctggAGCAAATCacttaataaataatccaatgaCACTCTTAATGGGGAGAGGCATCACAAAGAATCTGCATTGAGCCCTTATCTCATTTCTCTTGTGAAGGATTAACTCACAAAACACTTCTAAGAAAAAGTGCCTCAGTGTATGTTATTTGTAGACGATATTGTCTTAATGAATGAGACaaaagaaagaataataaaCTTGAATTATAGAGATGCGCCTTAGAACCCAAAGgttataaattaagaaaattgaaaactgagcATGCAGAAT
This genomic stretch from Diospyros lotus cultivar Yz01 chromosome 1, ASM1463336v1, whole genome shotgun sequence harbors:
- the LOC127806482 gene encoding uncharacterized protein LOC127806482 isoform X3, which encodes MEGGDSDWESERMLRLFIYAYLKKTGNEDVAEAFWKEALSSNLPTRPHDVPGGFLHELGLRFFKTFEQELPKNADNEGSSSSMTRPGNPSSWSKQEMFEKLAAELTVGGDSADDAPGAFLNELWSKFFKMFQIELQKTPESKGSSSLVQERINLTQLRMVEKMTAELTAGGDSEACARRGFLHEMWLKFFQKFGAQHAKNPDKGSSSVVHEMIKLSQPGNPSQDSNSKQVMNEKLTTELTPGHPVQPDLETQSK
- the LOC127806482 gene encoding uncharacterized protein LOC127806482 isoform X2 is translated as MEGGDSDWESERMLRLFIYAYLKKTGNEDVAEAFWKEALSSNLPTRPQDDVPGGFLHELGLRFFKTFEQELPKNADNEGSSSSMTRPGNPSSWSKQEMFEKLAAELTVGGDSDDAPGAFLNELWSKFFKMFQIELQKTPESKGSSSLVQERINLTQLRMVEKMTAELTAGGDSEACARRGFLHEMWLKFFQKFGAQHAKNPDKGSSSVVHEMIKLSQPGNPSQDSNSKQVMNEKLTTELTPGHPVQPDLETQSK
- the LOC127806482 gene encoding uncharacterized protein LOC127806482 isoform X4; the protein is MEGGDSDWESERMLRLFIYAYLKKTGNEDVAEAFWKEALSSNLPTRPQDDVPGGFLHELGLRFFKTFEQELPKNADNEGSSSSMTRPGNPSSWSKQEMFEKLAAELTVGGDSADDAPGAFLNELWSKFFKMFQIELQKTPESKGSSSLVQERINLTQLRMVEKMTAELTAGGDSACARRGFLHEMWLKFFQKFGAQHAKNPDKGSSSVVHEMIKLSQPGNPSQDSNSKQVMNEKLTTELTPGHPVQPDLETQSK
- the LOC127806482 gene encoding uncharacterized protein LOC127806482 isoform X1 encodes the protein MEGGDSDWESERMLRLFIYAYLKKTGNEDVAEAFWKEALSSNLPTRPQDDVPGGFLHELGLRFFKTFEQELPKNADNEGSSSSMTRPGNPSSWSKQEMFEKLAAELTVGGDSADDAPGAFLNELWSKFFKMFQIELQKTPESKGSSSLVQERINLTQLRMVEKMTAELTAGGDSEACARRGFLHEMWLKFFQKFGAQHAKNPDKGSSSVVHEMIKLSQPGNPSQDSNSKQVMNEKLTTELTPGHPVQPDLETQSK